A genome region from Micromonospora peucetia includes the following:
- a CDS encoding SigE family RNA polymerase sigma factor, whose protein sequence is MGPPTTDDGRDGYVAFVECHQHRLLRAAYLVCGNRHQAEDLLQDALLKLALRWPAVRHGDPAAYVRAILYRDTVSWWRRRRREWLSAYPPERATAEGDGALRLALRDALGHLPPRQRAVLVLRYFEDLTEAATAEALGVTVGTVKSQSHAALRRLREVAPELGHDEERPGDGLVTGMEVNP, encoded by the coding sequence ATGGGACCGCCGACGACCGACGACGGACGGGACGGCTACGTCGCTTTCGTCGAGTGCCACCAGCACCGGCTGCTACGCGCGGCCTACCTGGTCTGCGGCAACCGGCACCAGGCCGAGGACCTGCTCCAGGATGCCCTGCTCAAGCTGGCCCTGCGCTGGCCCGCCGTGCGGCACGGCGACCCGGCCGCGTACGTGCGCGCGATCCTCTACCGCGACACCGTCTCCTGGTGGCGGCGCCGCCGCCGGGAGTGGCTGAGCGCGTACCCGCCGGAGCGGGCGACGGCCGAGGGCGACGGAGCACTGCGGCTCGCGCTGCGTGACGCCCTCGGCCACCTGCCGCCCCGGCAGCGGGCCGTACTGGTGCTGCGTTACTTCGAGGACCTCACCGAGGCGGCCACCGCCGAGGCGCTCGGAGTCACCGTCGGCACCGTCAAGAGTCAGTCCCATGCGGCGCTACGCCGGCTCCGCGAGGTCGCGCCGGAGCTCGGTCACGACGAGGAACGGCCCGGCGACGGCCTGGTCACCGGGATGGAGGTGAACCCGTGA